The nucleotide window TCTGGGCCTTGGAACCAACCTATTTAATATGAATGAAGACCCAAATTTTGTAATAATTGTATTAAACTGGGACATATGGAAGATGAATGCTGGTTTACACATGCCCAGATAGAATAAGAGACAAGACTGAATTAAAAGGAATGAACATGAACCAAGGGAAGGGTAAGAGAACAGAAGGtaaaagaagaaggatggttacTAAATGGATACCTGTTTAGAATCAGAAAAAGGATGCCAGCATCAATGATGAagcaaatgaaaatgcaatggtgACACAACCTATAAATGAGCCTAGTCTTGGAAGGAATGAGAGGCAACATGTTGAGGACAATATCTGTACAGAAGCAGCACCTACTGAGAATTATCCTGGACAATGGAGTGGGAAGCAACATGTGGTGGAGAACACAGATGCAGCTACTGAAATTGAGCCTGGACAAGGGAGTGGGAAGACACTTGTGAAGGAATGTCATGACACTACACTAGAGGATCAGATGCAAAAAGGTAGGAATAGTGCTGGCAACTACTTGTCACTCCTTCCCACATGATCATCTCTACTTGGAATATTAGAGGCCTTAACCAAGGCCATAAACAAAAGGAGATCAAACTCTTTCTAAATAAACATAGAGTAGATATGTTTGGTTGTTTGGAAACAAGGGTCAAGGAACATAAAGCACcccaaataaaaggaaaattgttGTAGGATGGCTAAATGCACATAATTATAGTGGTGGTGACAGTAATGACAGAATCTGGATTTTATGGAAAGATCATCTGAAAGTGCAAATCATCAAGGTGCATGAACAATATATCCACTGTTTAGTGGAAGATCTGAGGGTGCAGATTAGATTTTATGTTACTATTGTGTATGCAAAGAATGACTTGAAGAGGAGAGAGATATTGTGGCAAGATATTATGCAGATCACATTGCAACAACAGTTTCTTTGGGTTGTATGTGGAGACTTTAACAGTGTCTTGTGTTCAGAAGATAGATTGGGATCCCTTGTTACACAATAGGATACACAAGGGTTTCAGAATGCAATAGATCATCTGCAACTAACAAATATTAGAGCTATTGGGTGGCATTATAATTGGTGCAACAAACAGGCAAGTGATAAAAGGGTCTATAGTAAAATTTATTGGGCTTTTGGGAATATGTAGTGGCTACAACAATTTGGTCATGTGGAAGCTGATTTTTTGAATCCTTCAGTATCTGACCACTCCCCAATATTGATTAAGTGTACACAACATCATAACATTCATCCTAGAGTCTTTAGATTTTATACTAATATGATGGAACATCCTGATTTTGCTGCAACTCTGAATAAGGCTTGGGGTGAAAGTACTTGGGAGTGACCAATGAAGTAGATATGGAAGAAACTTAATAAATTCAAAGATCAATGTGAAGGGATGAATGCATAAATGGCCTCGTATAAACAAAAGTTGAATGTGTTGAGGGAACAACTAGATATCTTACAAACAAACCTGCAAACAAGTAACTTGGATCAAAGTATCATAGAGCAGGAGAAGAAAATCTTAATAGATATTGAGAAGTGGAGTAATATTGAGGAGCTTGTAATAAGACACAAATCTAGGGCAACATGGATAGATCATGGGGACTCCAATACCAAATACTTTCATGCTCAGTGGAAGATTAGGACCAGCTACAATACCATCTCATCCATTTATAATGAAGCAGGAAACAAGCTGACAGAACCTAATCTAATTGAGAATGAGTTTATTTCTGTTTTCAAGGGGTTGATGGGGACTAGAGCATCTGCATTGACATGTCTAAATACTAAGGTGGTTAGAGATGGAGAATGTCTTTCCATAGCACAACAGAGAGACCTTATTAAAGAGGTCACCACAACAGAAATTTTGGAGGCTATTAAAGAGATGCCCAAAGATAAAGCTCCAGGTGTTGATGGATATCCAATTGAATTTTTCACCAAGAACTGGGATGTGGTCCAAAATGATGTTATTATTGCTGTTAAGAACTTTTTTCATACTGCAATTTGTATCATTCTATCAATGTCACAGTTGTGACACTGATTCCTAAAATTCCAGCACCTACAAAAGTGAAAGTTATAGGCCTATAGCTTGCTGCACTACTTTATACAAAATCATTTCCAAAGTTCTTACAAGAAGAATGAAGTAAGTGATTTCAGGGTTGGTGAGTAAAGCTCAATCAACATTTGTTGAAGGAAGAAGTGTAGTGGATAACATCATGGTCAAccataaaatattcaaaaattataatatgaagTGGATATCTGCTAGATGTGTGCTCAAAGTGGACCTGAGAAAGGCTTATGACACTTTGGAATGGGGATTTTTAGAGAAATTGCTGAGTGATTTGGGACTTCTTGCTAAATTAGTGCACTGGATTATGACTTGTGTGTCTACTGTCTCTTATTCCTTGTTAATGAATGGTGGACTCACGACCCTTTTTCCAGCACAAAGGGGGGCATTAGACAAGGGGATCATATGTCCCCTTATCTCTTTGTCTTGGCTATGGAATACCTGGGAAGAGAGCTTAACCAACCGGCTCTAAATGGGGATTTCAACTATCATCCTAGATGTGAAAAGCTGAACAACATACACATTTGTTTTGCTGATGATCTGTTGATGTATTGCAGGGCTGACATTGTGTCTGTTAAATTAATGTATGAtgtcttcataaagttttccaaggCATCTGGATTACAAGCTAACACTGATAAAAGTTCCATATATATTGCTGGAGTAAGTGATCAAACAAAGTAAGACATTGTAGAAGCATTGGGGTTCAGTGTGGGTACCTTACCTTTTAGGTACCTTGGTGTACCTCTCTCTTCAAAGAAATTGATTGATGCTgcttatttgcctcacattgaGAAGATAACATCTAAAATTACTTGTTGGTCTGCCAAGTTATTGTCATATGCTGGTAGAATGCAACTAGGACAGGTGCAGTGACAGTGTCCAAGAAAGCTTTGGTGGCTTGGTCTAATGTGTGCCTGTCAGGGGCTGCAGGTGGACTAAATATAGTAAATCTATGCATTTGGAACTTAGCTGCAATTCTAAAGCTACTATGGGATATCAACAGGAAAAAGGATTGTCTTTGAGTTCAATGGGTGCACAGTTATTATATCAAGAAGGGTGATAttacccaagtccaaatccccAAAACAGCTTCATGGGTGGTGAGAAAGGTATTGGAATCTAGACAACAATTGATCACTCGACTACAAAGCCATGGAACAATACATCAACAACTTGGAAATGTCCAGTAGGGAGGGAAATTTTCGGTCCATAAAATGTATGTCAACTTATTGTATGTTCATCCCAAAGTGACTTGGAAACATTTTGTTCTGCATCCAAAGATACATCCTAGATACAAGTTTATCTTGTGGCTGGCTATACAGAAACGTTTGGCAACAGTTGAGAGATTGCAAAAGTTTGGTATTAATGTTCCCCTTGATTGTGCCTTCTGTGGGCAACACCTAGAAACATTCTCACATTTATTCTTTGAATGTGATGTGACTAGGAGGATATGAAGG belongs to Solanum stenotomum isolate F172 chromosome 1, ASM1918654v1, whole genome shotgun sequence and includes:
- the LOC125865921 gene encoding uncharacterized protein LOC125865921; the encoded protein is MASYKQKLNVLREQLDILQTNLQTSNLDQSIIEQEKKILIDIEKWSNIEELVIRHKSRATWIDHGDSNTKYFHAQWKIRTSYNTISSIYNEAGNKLTEPNLIENEFISVFKGLMGTRASALTCLNTKVVRDGECLSIAQQRDLIKEVTTTEILEAIKEMPKDKAPGVDGYPIEFFTKNWDVVQNDVIIAVKNFFHTAICIILSMSQL
- the LOC125866010 gene encoding uncharacterized protein LOC125866010; the protein is MKWISARCVLKVDLRKAYDTLEWGFLEKLLSDLGLLAKLVHWIMTCVSTVSYSLADIVSVKLMYDVFIKFSKASGLQANTDKSSIYIAGVSDQTKYLGVPLSSKKLIDAAYLPHIEKITSKITCWSAKLLSYAGRMQLGQVQ